CACAATCCTGATGTTGGATCCGATTCGCATTCCGGATCCAATTTATTCCGGACATCAGTTCCGGGTCCATCCGCATTCCAATCCACAGGACTTCGCCCGTTGCTAACCCTTTCAGGGTTCAAACAGGATAGTAACAGTTTCTGAATCCAACGCCACCCTTTCGGGAAGTAGCAAAGTATATTTCATTTATCTGTCGTTGTGTTGATAAAGGACTTATCGTTACAATACACTTTAAACCCGGAGGTATGTGTCATGAGTAAATTATACGATAATCTGAATGAACAGATGAATTTCGAGTTGGAATCTGCGTACATCTATGCGACAATGTCAGCGTATTTGGATGCACAGAACATGAAAGGGATGTCACATTTTATGGATGAGCAGGTGAAGGAAGAGATGTCCCATGCCGCTAAATTCAAAAAATTCCTTCAGGAAACAGGATATGGTGTGAAATTTCGTTCTTTAAATCCCGGAGATGGGAAATTCGGATCTATTGAAGAGGTATTTAAAAAGGCCCTTGCACATGAGAAAGTGGTGACATCACGCATTCATAACCTGGTAAAAGAAGCAAGAGAGGAAGGTGATCAGAGAGTGCTTAATCTTCTTGCCTGGTTTGTGGATGAGCAAATCGAGGAAGAGGACACTTTCAGCGTGCTTGCAGAGAGACTGGAAAGAATTGCCGGTCAATGGAATGGCCTGTACATTCTCGATAAAGAGCTTTCTGCCAGATAATCAGTCTAAGCTGTACAAACGTCGTAAAATCCACTATTAGAGATAAAGGTTCATCTCCAGCCTGAAGGGTTGGAGATGAATTTTTTATCACCTTTTGTCTTCTTTATTGACCAT
This region of Fibrobacter sp. genomic DNA includes:
- a CDS encoding ferritin, which translates into the protein MSKLYDNLNEQMNFELESAYIYATMSAYLDAQNMKGMSHFMDEQVKEEMSHAAKFKKFLQETGYGVKFRSLNPGDGKFGSIEEVFKKALAHEKVVTSRIHNLVKEAREEGDQRVLNLLAWFVDEQIEEEDTFSVLAERLERIAGQWNGLYILDKELSAR